In the genome of Telluria mixta, the window GACGACTGGCTGGAAGGCCGCGATTTCCTCGCCGGCGATTTCAGCACGGCCGACATCCTCATGACGACCGTCGTGCGCCTGCTCGACGGCATGGGCTATGTCGAGCGCTTCGCCCGCCTGACGGCCTGGCGCGACCGCTGCACGGCGCGTCCCGCCTACCGCAAGGCGCTGGCGGCGCAGGTGGCGCAGTACGTCGTCGAGCCCGCAGCGGCCTGATTCAATCGGCCACGGGCACCAGCGGTATCGTGGCCGTCCCGCGCCGGCGCGCGAAATCGTCCGCAATACCGGTGCGGATCTGTTCGAGCCGGCGGCTGTCGCGGTACAGCAGGTTGTAGCTTTCGAACGGAACGAGACGGCCGTCCGGCAGCGCGAAATGGATGCACGATTTCTTCAGTGCGCGCACGTCCAGCGAATACGCATCCATGAATTGCACGATCAGCACGCGGAACACGTTGTCGTAACGGAGCGCGGATGGCGCGCTGACGAGCGGCAGGCAGCACATCAGCTCCGACAGGCAGTTCGCCTGCGATTCCGGCGAGTGGTTCGTCGAGAACAGCTTGAAGATGCGGTCCTTCACCGCGCCGTGCAGCGCGGGGTCGCGTTCGAACACGATCGTGTTGCCGCTGCCTTCGACGAGCGTCTGCGGATCGAGCCAGCGCGTCAGCGGCACGGTGCCCTCTTCCGTCTTGATCGCGTAGGCCATCGCCAGCGTGTCCGGGTTGCAGGGCACCGGTACCACGTCTTCCAGCGTGAACAACCGGCTCTGCTCCGCGATGCGGCGGCGGATCTCCGACACCGTCAACCGGTGCAGGCGCGGATCGTAGTCTTCCACGCGGCCGGCGTCCTGGATCGGCTGCAGGGTCACGCCGCGCACGCAGGGCTGCTGCAGCGCGAAGTCGATGATCTCGCCGATCTCGCCGTCGTTCAGCCCTTTCTTGAGCGTGACGACGAGGGTCGTCGACAGGCCGGCCTCGTTGAGGTTGTCGAGTGCCTGGCGGCGGATGCGCGTGAGGTCAGCGCCGCGCAGCGCGCGATGCACCTCCGCGCGCAGCGAATCGAACTGCAGGTAGACCTCGACGCCGGGCGCGTAGCCGGCCAGGCGCGCAACAAAACCCTTGTCCTGCGCGAGCACGATCCCGTTCGTGTTGACCATCACGTGCCTGATGGGGCGCGCCTTCGCGGCGTCGAGGATGTCCCAGAACTGCGGATGCAAAGTCGGTTCGCCGCCGGACAGCTGCATCACGTCCGCCTCGCCCTCGTTGGCGACGACGGCATCGAGCATGCGGATGACCTCTTCCAGCGGGCGATGGCGTTCGCGGTGCGTGCCGCTCTCCGCATAACATACGGGGCAGTTCAGGTTGCAGTTGTCCGTGATCTCGACGACGGACAGGCACGAGTGCTGCATGTGGTCCGGGCACAGGCCGCAGTCGTACGGGCAGCCGTATGCCATCTTCGTGTTGAACTGCTGCGGCATCTCCGGATGCTTGACGAAGACTTCGCGGCACAGGCGGTAGTATGCGACGTCGTCGCTGACGAGCACGCGCTCGATACCGTGCGCGCCGCACCACTTGTCCATGTAGACCTTGTCGTCCTTGAACACGATCTTCGCTTCGACCGGGTGCAGGCAGGTCGAGCAGACGGAAGTCGTCGTGTCGTAGAACAGGTAGGGGCGGGTTTTGCGGGTCATGCGACCTCCCTGCGCAGTTGTGTGAAGACGAGCGGCAGGTAGCACGCCAGCGCCACGATGCACACCCACTGGATGCCCGACAGCCCGAACGCATACGCATACGGCACCGGCTTGATGCCGTCCACGACAAGGCGCCAGGCGAGATAGGAAGCGAGATACAGCTTGAACGCGAGCCCCGGGCTGCGCGCGAGCGGCGCCCGCCAGCGCCACAGCAGGGCACCGGCGAAGAGCACGAACAGCATGTCGTAGACCTGGGTCGGATGGCGCGGGATGCCGTCGCCGAAGTCGACGCCCCACGGCAGCTGTGTGGACACGCCATGGGTGCCGTCGTTCAGGCCCGCGAGGAAGCAGCCGATGCGGCCGACGACCGTGCCCGCGACGAGGGGCAGGATGAACTGGTCGCCCGTCGAGCGCCGGATGCCCGTGAGCTTCTTGGCGATTTCCACACCGATGAGACCTCCCAGCAGCCCGCCGACGATCGACTGGCCCGACGCGATCAGGCGCCAGTCCGGTACGATGCCCTGCCACAGGTGCGGCATCTCGATCCAGAACACGAGCTTGTTGCCGATGGCGGCGCCGAGGATGCAGCCGGCGACGACGGCGAAGGAGCCCGGCTGCAGCAGCGCGGGTTGATGGGCGCGCCGGCGCTGCCAGCGGTACAGCTGCACGCCGCCGGCGAGGGCCAGCCATTCGAAGACGAGATGGACCCACTGCGCCGTTGCGGCGGAAAGGACGGGACCCTTCATTCTCCGCCGGGCGGGCGCTTGCGCCACAGCCTGACGACAATCCAGCCGCACACGAAGGCGATGCCGAGCCCGATCAGGCCGAAGACGAGCGCGATCGACGAGAAGTTCTCGGGCCCGGGCGAGGACAGGCCGGCCAGCCCGCTGAAGGTGCCGACGGCGCCGCACAGGCCGAAACCCGCGAGCGCCAGCGAGAGTATGGCGATCAGAATACCGCGCGCGACGTTATTCATGGCAGCTCCGAAATGGTTGCCGCCATTACATCACATTCCGCCGGCTCAGGCCACGCCGTATTGCTGGCGGTACGCCGCCACGGCATCCTTGTGCCGGGCCAGCGACGGATCGGCTTCCAGGTAGCCGAACAGGTCGGCCAGGCTGGCGATCGAGATCACGGGGATGCCGTAGTTCTGGCTGACTTCCTGCACGGCCGACAGCGGCGACAGCACGCCGTCCTTGCCGCCCCGCTCCATGCGGTCGAGCGCGATCAGCACGGCGGCCGGTTCGGCGCCGGCGGCGCGGATCATCGCCACGGATTCGCGCACGGACGTTCCCGCCGAGATCACGTCGTCGATGATGACGACACGGCCGGCCAGCTTGGCGCCGACGATGGTGCCGCCTTCGCCGTGGTCCTTGGCTTCCTTGCGGTTGTAGGCGAACGACGTGTTGCGGCCTTTCGCGGCCAGCGCCACGGCCGTCGCGGAGGCGAGCGTGATGCCCTTGTAGGCCGGGCCGAACAGCATGTCGAATTCGAGGCCGGAGTCGAGCAGGGTCTGGGCGTAGAAATCGGCCAGCTTGCCGAGCGTGGCGCCGTCGTGGAACAGGCCCGCGTTGAAGAAGTACGGCGACTGGCGGCCGGCCTTGGTAATGAACTGGCCGAACTTCAAGACTTCGGCTTCGACTGAAAACGCAATGAACTGTTGGCGGAGGTTGTCCACGACACGATCCTCGAACTGTGAAAACCGGTATTGTAATCCGCCCCGCCCCCGCCCGCGAAGCCGGTGTTCCACCAGCCGCGCGAGGCGGTGCAGGCGCCGTTCCGTGCGCGGGCCCCGCAGCGCCCGGCCGACCATGGCGAGGAATGCGTCCTCGGCGCAGCGGGCGGCCGCCAATTCGGCCTGCATGCGCACATGCTCGGTCGTGTCGCGCACGAAGCAGCGGGTGTAGCGCAGGCGGCCCTCCTCGAAACAGGCGTTCGAGCGGATGACGACGTGGCGGATCGAGCCATCCTTGCAGCGCAGGCGCACCGACCGGTCCATGATTGTCTCCCCGGCCGCAAGCCTGGCGAGCATGTCCGCGGCGACGGCCGGATCGGCATGGAACCGGGAGAAGTGGTGCCCGACATATTCTTCCCAGCGGTAGCCGAGCATCTGCAGCTCGGCCTTGTTGGCCCACAGGATCGTGCCGTCGGCGCCGACCTGGTGCAGCCCTTCGGCCGCGTTCTCGACCATGTCGGCGAACTCGCGCTCGCGCCGCAGCAGGTCGCGCTCCGCCTGGCGCCGGCGCGCCGCCTCCACCTGCAACGCCTGCGCTTTCTGCTCGAGCCGGACGACGTTGATGTCGACGCGTTGTCCGGACGGCAGCGGCGCGGCGACGTCGGCGCAGGCGTGGTCGTGCGCGGTGCATACCTGCTGGAACACGTGCGCCACGTCGGACGATGGAAACAGGGCCCAGGGATAAGCGCAAAACAGCGAAAAATCGAGCTTGCGCGCCAGTTCGTTCCACAGCCGCTCCAGGTGCAGGGCTGCGTCGTAGCGGCCGCGCGCGCACAGCAGCGCCGCCATCTCGCCGAACGCGTGCACGGGCGCGCTGCCGGCGCAGGCTTCGGCCACGAGCCGGCCGACTTCGTACTCGAAACGCGCGCGGTCGGGCCAGCCGTCGACCATCAGGCGCGCCAGCGTCGTTTCGGCGTCGAGCCACATGACGTCGCGCGACGGCGGCGCGGAACGCCCTTCCGCGCGCGCCAGCTCGTCCAGGCGCCGGCGCAACGCATCCGTGTGCGCACCGGTGGCGATGACGATGCCCCGTCCCCGTGCCCGCAAGGCCCGCTCGACGAAGGACGCGATCTCGTCGAGCAGCGTGTCGCTGTCGTCGTAGAAACGCACGAAATGCCCCGTCTTGCCGTGTTTGCCGGACAACAGGTCGTCGGTCTTGATCAGCATGGGGGTTTCTGATGGATGAAAGATGCAATTCTATCCACATCAGGCGCGATCAAGTCGGCGGCGGCCGTTCAGGTCGCCGTTGTATTGACATAAATCAAAACGTCAGACGTTCAGTCGATGCCCGCAGCCAGCCGCACGACGAGATCGGGATTGACCGGTTTGACGAGGTGCGTGTCGAACCCCGCCCGGGCACTGTGCTCGCGGTCCGCCGGCAGGCCATAGCCGGTCAGGGCGACGAGCCGGCACGGGTGGCCGTCCAGCAGCGCGCGCAGGCGGCGCGCCACCTCGTAGCCGTCGAGGACCGGCAGGCCGATGTCCAGCACGGCCAGGTCGGGCATGAATTCCGGCACGGCGGCCAGGGCGGCCACCGGTTCGTGGAACACCCGCACGTCGTGGCCGTGCGCGGCCAGCAGGCGCGCGAGCGTGTCCGCGCCGTCGACGTTGTCGTCCACCAGCATCACGCGGCGCCGCACCGCCGCCGGCGTGCTCGCAGGCGGCGCCACGTCCGGTACCGCGCAGGCGGCCGGGGTGCGCCGGGGCAGCAGCACGACGAACTCGCTGCCCTGCCCCGGTCCGGCGCTGTGCGCTTCCACGTGGCCGCCATGCTGGTCGACGATATTCCTGACGAGCGCCAGCCCGATGCCCAGGCCGCCCTCGGCGCGGTCGATGGCGCGCTTCCCCTGGAAGAACAGGTCGAATACCTGGGCGCGCAGTTCGGGACTCATGCCGATGCCGGTGTCGCTGACCGCGAGGCGCACCCGGTCGCCGTCCACGCCATGGGCGCGCAGCACGACACGGCCGCCGGGCGGCGTGTAGCGTGCCGCATTCGTCAGCAGGTTCGACACCACCTGGGCCAGGCGCATCGGATCGCCTTCCCAGGCGAGGTCCGGTTCGATGTCGACGTCGAGCCGGTGGCGGCGCTGTTCCAGCAGCGGCCGGGCCATCTCGATGGCCTTGCCCAGCGGCTGCGCGAGGTCGACGCGTTCGCACTGCAGCTCCACCTTGCCGCGGGTGACGCGCGAAATATCCAGCAGGTCGTCCACCAGCCGCACCAGGTGCTGCACCTGGCGCTCGATGATCTCGCGCTCGCGCGCGAAGCCGGTCTCGCCGCGCATGCGGATCAGTTTCAGGGCGCTGACGATCGGCGACAGCGGATTGCGCAGCTCGTGGCCGAGCATGGCCAGGAATTCGTCCTTGGCGCGGCTGGCGGCCGTCAGCTCGGCCAGCAGCTCGGCGCGCTCGGCGTGGGCGTGCTCGATCTCCTGGCGGGTGCGTACATGCTCGGTGACGTCGACGGCCACCACGATCATGCCGCGCTCCTCGCCCTCCTCCACCGCCAGGGGCTCGACGCTGAACTTGAGGAAGCGTCCGTGCACGTGCAACTCTTCCACGCGGGCCGCGCGGCCGGTGGCGTGGACCTGTTCGAGCAGGTGATGGATCTCGCCGCCGCGCAGTTCGGGAAAGGCGCGCAGCAGCGGCTGGCCTTCGATGCCGTCGCGGCCCACCAGTTCGCGGTAGCAGCGGTTGGCCAGGCGGAACACGAAGTCCGGGCCCATCAACAGGGCCGCCGCCACCGGGGCGTCGAGCAGCATGCGGTCGCGCTGCTTGAGCGCGATGTCGCGCTCGCGCCGTTCGGTCGCGTCGCGCGTGAAGCAGCGCGTATAGCGCAACTGGCCGTCTTCGAAGCTGCCGTTCGAGTGGATCAGCACGTGCCGGATCGAGCCGTCCTTGCAGCGCAGCCGGGCCGGATAGTCGTACAGCGTGTCGCCGCACGCCAGGCGGGTGACGATGTCGTCGATGACCGGGCGGTCGACGTGGAACTCGGCGATGTTGTGGCCGACGTATTCCTCCCAGCCGTAGCCGAGCATCTGCAGCTCCGCGCGGTTGGCCCACAGGATGGTGCCGTCGGCCCCGACGCGGTGCAGGCCTTCGACCGCGTTCTCGACGAAGTCCGCGAGTTCGCGCTCGCTCCGGCGCAGCGCCTTCTCATTGTCCTTGTACCGGCGCACCTCCGCGCGCAGCGCCCGCACCTCCTGCTCGAGCCGGATGCGGCCGATGTCGATGTCGCCCTCGGCCGGCAGGGCCAGCGCCGTGTCGGCGCAGGCGTGATCGTGCTCGGCGCACACGCGGCGGAACGCCTGCGCCAGGTCGGGCGTCGGGAACGCATTCCAGGGATAGGCGCAGAACAGGGAAAAGACGTGGCGCCGCGCGAGGCCGTTCCACAGTTCCTCGAGCCGCAGCGCCGCATCGTGGCGGCCGCGCGCGCACAGGAGCGCCACCATTTCGCCGAACGCATGGACGGGGGTGCCGCCGGCGCAGGCCGCGGCCACCGCGCTGCCCACCGCGGCCTCGAAACGCGCCGGGTCGGGCCAGCCGTCGACCATGAACTGTGCCAGCACGGCGTCGGCCTCCGACCAGGCGACCCGCACGGCCGCCGCCGGGCCGAGGCGCCGGCGCAGCACGTCGATGTGATCCTGCGTGGCGATCACGATGCCCGTGCCGCCCGTATGCACGGCCTGGTCGAGGAACGACGCGACTTCGTCGAGCATGACGTCGCCCTCGTCGTAAAACCGTACGAAATGTCCACTCCTGCCGTATTTCCCCGACAGCAGATCATCCGATCTGATCAGCACGTCAACTCCTTGTGCGGGGTGAAAGTGCCCGGACCCCGGACACAATGGACCAGTTTAACATATCAGGCGGAGCATTTAACGTTTGTTTATCCACCACGGATGTGTTGATGGAAGTCAAAACGAGCTACACTATCGCCCTTGGCCCACCGCACTTTTGTCTAGATCCATGCCACGAATTATCTCTGCCAACCTGAACGGCATCCGCTCCGCCCACAAGAAGGGTTTCTTCAACTGGATGGCCAGCCAGGACGCCGATTTCATCTGCGTCCAGGAGCTGAAAGCCCAGCAGGCCGACATGACCGAGGAATTCCTCGCGCCGCACGGCTACCACGGCCATTTCCACTATGCCGAGAAGAAGGGTTACTCGGGCACGGGCGTCTACAGCCGCACGAAGCCGGATGCCGTCAGGACGGGCTTCGGCTGCGTCGAATTCGACAACGAAGGCCGCTACACCCGCGCCGACGTGGGCAACCTGACCGTCATTTCCGTGTACTGCCCGTCCGGCTCGTCGTCGCCGGAGCGCCAGGAAGCCAAGTTCCGCTTCATGGAAGTGTTCCTCCCGCATTTGCAGGAACTCAAGGCCGAGGGCCGCGAGATCGTGATTTGCGGCGACTGGAACATCGCGCACAAGGAAATCGACCTAAAGAACTGGAAAGGTAACCAGAAGAATTCGGGCTTCCTGCCGGAAGAGCGCGCCTGGATGACGCGCATCTTCGACGAACTGGGCCTCGTGGACGTCCACCGCGGCATCGACCAGCGCCCCGAGCAATATACGTGGTGGAGCAACCGCGGCCAGGCATGGGCGAAGAACGTCGGGTGGCGCATCGATTACCACGTCGCCACCCCGGGCATCGCCGCCAGGGCGCATGCCGTCTCGATCTACAAGGACGAGCGGTTTTCGGACCATGCGCCGCTGATCATCGATTACCACCTCTGATAATTCCCCCGGCAAGGGGAAATCCACTCAGATATGTCGTAAAAACATCAACGTACCCACTTTCGCAGTGGGTTTGTTGATATGATCGTTCACTAAGTTTTCCTTGTGGAATCTTTTTTCCACGACGTCAAACACTGTCCGCGAACGATCATGCCCACCCAGACCACTGCCCCCTCCCCGTCCGTTCCGCCCGTCCTGCTGTCCGCCACGCCCACCGGCACGGCCGGCGACATGAGCATCGCGCTGGATTTCAACACGGCGATGGCGGCCGCCACCGGCACGATCATCATCACGGACGGTGCGGTGCAGACCGTGATCGACCGCGCGACGGGCGAGCCCACGCTGCGGGTCGTCGGCGCGACCGATACCCACACGGTGTCCGCCTCCAGCCTCGTGATCGAAGGGTCGCACGTCAAGCTGGACGTCACCGGCCTGCTGCCCGGCCACACGTACAGCGTGGTGATGGGCGCGGACGCGCTGCAGTCGAGCGGCCACGTGGCGTTCGGCGGCGTGCGTTCCACGTCGCAGCTGACGTTCACGACGCCGGCCGCGCCGGACACGCAGGGCCCGGCGCTCGTCTCGGTCGACACGGACGGCGGCGTCCTGAAGGCGGGCGGCAGCATCGTGGTCACGCTCAAGTTCTCGGAAGCCGTCGCGAACCTGCCGGCGGATGCGCTGGCCGCGCCGCATGCGGGCATCACGAACCTCACGACGGGCGACGGCGGCATCACCTGGCATGCCACCCTGACGGCGCCGAAAGACGCCACCACGGCGGCCGGCAACGTCCTGAGCCTGGACATGAGCAAGGTGCTCGACCTAGCCGGTAACCACGGCACCGGCACGAGCAAGCTGGCCACCTACGCGGTCGACACGCAGGCGCCCACGGCCACCGTCACGCTGGACCATGCCCTGCTCGGCGGGGGACAAGACGCCGTCGCGACGATCAAGTTTTCCGAAGCCGTCAAAGGACTGGGCGTGGATGCGCTGAGCGCCGGCCACGCGACGGTCTCGAACCTGCACACGACGGATGGCGGCACGACCTGGGTCGCCACGCTGAGCGGTACCGCCGCCACGAGCGCGGGCGGCAACGTCCTCGCGGTCGACCTGGGCCAGGTGAAGGACCTGGCCGGCAACGCGGGCAGCGGCAGCGCGGTGTCGGCAGCCTACACGGTCGACACGCAGGGCCCGAACGCCGTCGCCATCGCCCTCGACGGCGCCACGCTCGGCGGCGGCAAGTCCGTCCACGCCACGTTCACGTTCGCGGAAAGCGTGCAGAACCTGGCGCCGGACGCGATCTCCGCGCCGCATGCGACGGTGTCCAACCTCGCCACGAGCGACGGCGGCAAGACCTGGACGGCGACCTTGAGCGCGGACGGCACCGGCACCTGGACCGGCAACGCCGTCACCGTCGACCTGGCGAAGGTGACCGACCTGGCCGGCAACGCGGGCAGCGGCACGGTCGCCGGCGCGGCCTACGCCGTCGACACGCAGGGCCCCACCGCCACGCTGGCACTGGACGGTTCCGACGTGCACACGGGCGGCACCCTCGGCCTGACGCTGCATTTCAGCGAAGCCGTGACAGACCTGACGATGGCCGCCCTGCAGGCGCCCAACGCGGCGCTCGCCAACCTGCAGCATTCCGCCGATTACCTGACGTGGACGGCCACGCTCACCCCGCAGGGCGACGTCACCGACGCCACCAATGCCGTCACCCTGAATCTCGCGAAGGTGCACGACGCCGCGGGCAATGCCGGCAGCGGCAGCGCGGTCTCGGGCAACTACGCCATCGACACGCACGGCCCGGACACCGTCGCCATCGCGCTGGACGGCGCCACGCTCGGCGGCGGCGCCAACATCCGCGCCACGTTCACGTTCGACGAAGCCGTGCAGGACCTGCCGCTGGCCGCGATCAACGCGCCGCACGCGCACGTGGAGGGCCTCGCGTCGAGCGACGGCGGCAAGACCTGGACCGCGACCCTGAGCGCGGACGGCAGCGGCACCTGGACCGGCAATGCCGTCGGCGTCGACCTGACCCTGGTGAAGGACCTGGCCGGCAACGCAGGCAGCGGCTCCTTCGGCAGCGCGGCCTACGTCGTCGACACGCAGGGCCCCACCGCCACGCTGGCGCTGGACAGTACCGCCCTGCACGGCGGGAGCAGCGCCACCGTGACGATCCACTTCAGTGAAGCGGTGACGGACCTGACGGCAGGCGCGCTGCAGGCCCCGAACGCGACGCTGTCGAACCTGCAGCATTCCAGCGACGGCCTGACGTGGACGGCCACGCTCACCCCACAGGGCGGTATCGAGGATGCGGCCAATGCCGTCACCCTCGACCTCACGAAAGTGCACGACGCGCTCGGCAACGCTGGCAGCGGCAGCGCGGCGAGCGCCAACTACACCGT includes:
- a CDS encoding exodeoxyribonuclease III, which produces MPRIISANLNGIRSAHKKGFFNWMASQDADFICVQELKAQQADMTEEFLAPHGYHGHFHYAEKKGYSGTGVYSRTKPDAVRTGFGCVEFDNEGRYTRADVGNLTVISVYCPSGSSSPERQEAKFRFMEVFLPHLQELKAEGREIVICGDWNIAHKEIDLKNWKGNQKNSGFLPEERAWMTRIFDELGLVDVHRGIDQRPEQYTWWSNRGQAWAKNVGWRIDYHVATPGIAARAHAVSIYKDERFSDHAPLIIDYHL
- the pyrE gene encoding orotate phosphoribosyltransferase yields the protein MDNLRQQFIAFSVEAEVLKFGQFITKAGRQSPYFFNAGLFHDGATLGKLADFYAQTLLDSGLEFDMLFGPAYKGITLASATAVALAAKGRNTSFAYNRKEAKDHGEGGTIVGAKLAGRVVIIDDVISAGTSVRESVAMIRAAGAEPAAVLIALDRMERGGKDGVLSPLSAVQEVSQNYGIPVISIASLADLFGYLEADPSLARHKDAVAAYRQQYGVA
- a CDS encoding prolipoprotein diacylglyceryl transferase produces the protein MKGPVLSAATAQWVHLVFEWLALAGGVQLYRWQRRRAHQPALLQPGSFAVVAGCILGAAIGNKLVFWIEMPHLWQGIVPDWRLIASGQSIVGGLLGGLIGVEIAKKLTGIRRSTGDQFILPLVAGTVVGRIGCFLAGLNDGTHGVSTQLPWGVDFGDGIPRHPTQVYDMLFVLFAGALLWRWRAPLARSPGLAFKLYLASYLAWRLVVDGIKPVPYAYAFGLSGIQWVCIVALACYLPLVFTQLRREVA
- a CDS encoding radical SAM protein; this translates as MTRKTRPYLFYDTTTSVCSTCLHPVEAKIVFKDDKVYMDKWCGAHGIERVLVSDDVAYYRLCREVFVKHPEMPQQFNTKMAYGCPYDCGLCPDHMQHSCLSVVEITDNCNLNCPVCYAESGTHRERHRPLEEVIRMLDAVVANEGEADVMQLSGGEPTLHPQFWDILDAAKARPIRHVMVNTNGIVLAQDKGFVARLAGYAPGVEVYLQFDSLRAEVHRALRGADLTRIRRQALDNLNEAGLSTTLVVTLKKGLNDGEIGEIIDFALQQPCVRGVTLQPIQDAGRVEDYDPRLHRLTVSEIRRRIAEQSRLFTLEDVVPVPCNPDTLAMAYAIKTEEGTVPLTRWLDPQTLVEGSGNTIVFERDPALHGAVKDRIFKLFSTNHSPESQANCLSELMCCLPLVSAPSALRYDNVFRVLIVQFMDAYSLDVRALKKSCIHFALPDGRLVPFESYNLLYRDSRRLEQIRTGIADDFARRRGTATIPLVPVAD
- a CDS encoding ATP-binding protein, producing the protein MLIRSDDLLSGKYGRSGHFVRFYDEGDVMLDEVASFLDQAVHTGGTGIVIATQDHIDVLRRRLGPAAAVRVAWSEADAVLAQFMVDGWPDPARFEAAVGSAVAAACAGGTPVHAFGEMVALLCARGRHDAALRLEELWNGLARRHVFSLFCAYPWNAFPTPDLAQAFRRVCAEHDHACADTALALPAEGDIDIGRIRLEQEVRALRAEVRRYKDNEKALRRSERELADFVENAVEGLHRVGADGTILWANRAELQMLGYGWEEYVGHNIAEFHVDRPVIDDIVTRLACGDTLYDYPARLRCKDGSIRHVLIHSNGSFEDGQLRYTRCFTRDATERRERDIALKQRDRMLLDAPVAAALLMGPDFVFRLANRCYRELVGRDGIEGQPLLRAFPELRGGEIHHLLEQVHATGRAARVEELHVHGRFLKFSVEPLAVEEGEERGMIVVAVDVTEHVRTRQEIEHAHAERAELLAELTAASRAKDEFLAMLGHELRNPLSPIVSALKLIRMRGETGFAREREIIERQVQHLVRLVDDLLDISRVTRGKVELQCERVDLAQPLGKAIEMARPLLEQRRHRLDVDIEPDLAWEGDPMRLAQVVSNLLTNAARYTPPGGRVVLRAHGVDGDRVRLAVSDTGIGMSPELRAQVFDLFFQGKRAIDRAEGGLGIGLALVRNIVDQHGGHVEAHSAGPGQGSEFVVLLPRRTPAACAVPDVAPPASTPAAVRRRVMLVDDNVDGADTLARLLAAHGHDVRVFHEPVAALAAVPEFMPDLAVLDIGLPVLDGYEVARRLRALLDGHPCRLVALTGYGLPADREHSARAGFDTHLVKPVNPDLVVRLAAGID